One Rissa tridactyla isolate bRisTri1 chromosome 1, bRisTri1.patW.cur.20221130, whole genome shotgun sequence DNA segment encodes these proteins:
- the MEIG1 gene encoding meiosis expressed gene 1 protein homolog, translating to MVTQEVPGVSRCLEEAHSLDEFSTSHKEVLNTNTMKKPEVSGVMAKADIKPKSIHDAKKWSADVENLYRFQQVGYRDEVEYKQVKQVDTVEHWPETGFIKKLQRRDNTFNYFDKQRECKDKEVHKVKVYVY from the exons ATGGTGACTCAGGAAGTGCCAGGCGTATCTAGATGCCTTGAAGAAGCCCATTCATTAGATGAATTCAGTACCTCCCATAAAGAAGTACTTAACACTAATACCAT GAAAAAGCCTGAAGTCTCTGGAGTCATGGCTAAAGCTGACATCAAACCAAAATCTATACATGATGCCAAAAAGTGGTCAGCTGATGTAGAGAACTTATACAGATTTCAGCAAGTTGGATACAGAGATGAGGTTGAATATAAACAAGTAAAACAAGTTGATACG GTAGAGCATTGGCCAGAAACTGGATTTATTAAGAAACTTCAGAGAAGGGACAATACGTTCAATTATTTCGATAAACAAAGAGAATGCAAAGACAAAGAAGTCCATAAAGTGAAAGTTTATGTGTATTAG